The following proteins come from a genomic window of Lolium rigidum isolate FL_2022 chromosome 5, APGP_CSIRO_Lrig_0.1, whole genome shotgun sequence:
- the LOC124653987 gene encoding probable LRR receptor-like serine/threonine-protein kinase At1g07650, translated as MGAWSLPGGWRLLFFALLAVAEVHGSSGAKAADALPPRLFSAEVRTLRRIAAEIGLSHWNFSANPCGSGGLACDCSFNNKTICHVTDIFLNGHNFSTQLPPDFADLPNLIQLDLSRNLFHGAVPDQWARMRLHGLSLMGNRLSGPFPMVLTRITTLTNMSIEGNEFHGLIPPEIGQLTQLEKLIISTNEFSGPLPAALSLLTNLTDLRISGNNLSGRVPDFFGKLTKLVKLQIEGSLLEGPIPPGFSKLTNLSDLRISDLRGSGSSFPDLSGMQSMKTLVLRNCSIGGSLPPYIGDMENLKHLDLSFNKLTGKIPDSFTSMGSVDYIYLTANSLSGDIPGWLLRRNNIADISFNNFTMGSSGPSQCLQGSVNLVESYSPEMNNLNNIQPCLKKTFPCAALNGQYRTSLHINCGDKEAIISGVKYEADMVPKGANMLYVSQTSNWAFSSTGNFMDNNINDDNYIASSTSKLNMPNSELYAKARLSPLSLTYYGLCMNTGNYTVKLHFAEIVFTNDSTYYSLGKRKFNVFIQGKMVLEDFDIEQSAAGAGKLVIKTFITHVRNHTLEIQFYWAGRGTTGIPYRGYYGPLISAISVTPNFPIPLAVEPPQSGGSSKTSRTSKALLVGTPIVAILTALVVGIYCIKQRRKSLMHQDLRALDLQIGSFTLRQIKAATRNFDPANKIGEGGFGSVYKGLLSDGTIIAVKQLSSKSRQGKHEFVNEIGMISALQHPNLVRLYGCCTEGNQLLLVYEYMENNCLARALFVEQYRLTLDWPTRHKICLGIARGLVYLHEESSIRIVHRDIKASNILLDKDLDAKISDFGLAKLNEDGHTHISTKVAGTIGYMAPEYAMRGYLTDKADVYSFGVVALEIVSGKSNTNYRPKEDFVYLLDWACVLHERGTLLELVDPDLGSNYSAQEALLMLNVALLCTNAAPTLRPKMSSVVSLLEGHTPLQPLLLDLSLAANSLSSSGLRRNFWENPNDSQSMTAHASCNTNSDSYSLEC; from the exons atgGGGGCATGGAGCTTGCCCGGTGGATGGAGACTGCTGTTCTTTGCCTTGCTTGCTGTTGCTGAGGTCCATGGCTCCTCAGGGGCTAAGGCAGCTGATGCCCTCCCTCCTAGGCTCTTCTCTGCTGAAG TGCGCACGCTTCGACGGATTGCTGCGGAGATCGGGTTATCACATTGGAACTTCTCCGCCAATCCATGCGGCTCCGGTGGCCTGGCGTGTGACTGCTCCTTCAACAACAAGACCATATGTCATGTCACTGACAT ATTCCTCAATGGGCACAACTTCTCCACCCAGCTCCCACCAGACTTCGCTGACCTGCCTAATCTCATCCAGCT AGACCTAAGCAGGAACCTCTTCCATGGTGCAGTTCCTGACCAGTGGGCCCGGATGAGGTTGCACGGACT GTCACTAATGGGAAACAGATTATCAGGGCCTTTTCCCATGGTTCTTACGAGGATCACAACCTTGACCAACAT GAGCATTGAAGGAAATGAGTTTCATGGGCTAATCCCACCTGAAATTGGACAACTCACTCAATTGGAAAAGCT GATAATATCAACCAATGAGTTCAGTGGACCTCTGCCAGCTGCTCTTTCCTTGCTGACCAATTTAACCGACTT AAGGATTTCTGGAAACAACTTATCTGGAAGAGTCCCTGACTTCTTTGGTAAATTGACAAAGCTTGTAAAATT GCAAATCGAAGGATCTTTGTTGGAAGGGCCTATTCCCCCGGGCTTCTCCAAATTGACAAACCTCTCTGATCT GAGGATTAGTGATCTGAGAGGCAGTGGATCATCTTTCCCAGATTTAAGTGGAATGCAGTCGATGAAAACATT GGTACTTAGGAATTGTTCGATCGGTGGGAGCCTCCCGCCTTACATTGGGGACATGGAAAATCTTAAGCATCT AGATCTGAGCTTTAATAAACTGACTGGAAAAATACCAGATTCTTTCACTAGCATGGGAAGTGTAGATTACAT ATATCTAACTGCAAACTCACTCAGTGGGGACATACCTGGATGGTTATTGCGAAGGAACAACATTGC GGACATATCTTTTAACAACTTCACGATGGGGAGCTCAGGTCCTAGCCAATGCCTTCAAGGAAGCGT TAATCTGGTAGAGAGCTATTCTCCTGAAATGAACAATTT AAATAATATCCAGCCATGCTTGAAGAAGACTTTCCCATGTGCTGCTTTGAATGGACAAT ACAGAACCTCCTTGCATATCAATTGTGGTGACAAAGAAGCAATCATTAGTGGAGTAAAATATGAAGCTGACATGGTACCAAAGGGTGCTAACATGTTGTATGTAAGCCAAACCTCAAACTGGGCATTCAGCAGCACTGGGAACTTCATGGACAACAACATCAACGATGACAACTACATTGCGTCAAGCACATCAAAGTTGAACATGCCCAACTCGGAGTTGTATGCAAAAGCGCGTCTTTCCCCTCTTTCGCTCACATACTATGGGCTTTGCATGAACACTGGGAACTACACAGTTAAACTCCATTTTGCCGAAATTGTATTTACAAATGACAGCACATACTACAGCCTTGGCAAAAGAAAATTCAATGTGTTCATACAG GGGAAGATGGTGCTAGAGGATTTTGACATCGAGCAATCTGCTGCTGGAGCAGGGAAGCTAGTTATCAAGACATTCATAACACATGTCAGAAATCATACACTTGAGATTCAATTCTACTGGGCAGGAAGAGGGACAACAGGCATTCCATACAGAGGATATTACGGTCCTCTAATATCTGCAATATCAGTAACTCCAA ACTTTCCAATTCCTTTGGCTGTTGAGCCTCCCCAATCTGGCGGTAGCTCAAAGACTTCAAGGACATCTAAAGCTTTGCTGGTTGGAACGCCAATCGTTGCAATACTCACTGCTCTTGTTGTTGGCATTTACTGCATTAAGCAGCGACGGAAGAGCTTGATGCATCAAG ATCTCCGAGCACTTGACCTCCAAATCGGCTCCTTTACCTTGAGACAAATCAAAGCAGCAACTAGGAACTTCGATCCAGCCAACAAGATTGGTGAAGGTGGTTTTGGTTCAGTTTACAAG GGTTTGTTGTCCGATGGCACCATCATTGCTGTCAAACAGCTCTCATCAAAATCCAGACAAGGGAAACATGAATTTGTGAATGAGATAGGCATGATATCTGCACTCCAGCATCCAAACCTTGTCAGGCTGTACGGCTGCTGTACTGAAGGAAACCAGCTCTTGCTAGTTTACGAGTACATGGAAAATAATTGCCTTGCACGTGCTCTCTTTG TTGAACAATATAGACTGACATTGGATTGGCCAACAAGACATAAGATTTGCCTGGGAATAGCAAGGGGTCTAGTATATCTGCATGAGGAGTCTTCAATAAGGATTGTGCACCGAGACATAAAGGCTAGCAATATACTGCTTGACAAAGATTTGGATGCTAAGATCTCAGATTTCGGTCTAGCTAAGCTTAATGAAGATGGCCACACCCATATAAGCACAAAAGTAGCTGGGACTAT TGGATACATGGCTCCTGAGTACGCAATGCGTGGTTATTTGACAGATAAGGCTGATGTGTACAGTTTCGGAGTTGTTGCTTTGGAAATTGTCAGTGGAAAAAGTAACACAAACTACAGGCCAAAGGAAGATTTTGTTTATCTTCTTGATTGG GCATGTGTTTTACACGAGAGAGGAACTCTCCTGGAGCTGGTGGATCCAGACTTAGGATCCAATTACTCAGCACAAGAGGCACTCCTGATGCTGAATGTTGCCCTCTTGTGCACCAACGCAGCACCGACGCTCAGACCAAAGATGTCCAGTGTCGTGAGCCTGCTTGAGGGCCACACACCCCTGCAACCCTTGCTGTTAGACCTCAGCCTTGCTGCAAACAGCCTGAGCTCAAGTGGTCTGCGCAGAAACTTCTGGGAAAACCCAAATGACAGCCAGAGCATGACAGCACATGCATCATGTAACACCAACAGTGACTCGTACTCTTTAGAATGTTGA
- the LOC124656741 gene encoding probable NADH kinase has product MARRRVLLFLKPFDVYPPRPLAGAPFPTFPPPPPPPRAANSKILSYLDDRCRVHKDTIDLCKSVLQSKPLDWISVQRNHLSNPIRDVDLVITVGGDGTLLRASHFLDSSIPILGVNSDPTCSDEVDELTDEFDARRSTGYLCAATARNFEQILDATLAGSKNHSELSRISVKLNGSQLPTYALNDILVSHPCPATVSRFSLRKRSNMETSRLINSRSSGLRVSTATGSTAAMLSAGGFTMPISSRELQYMIREPISPTDADKPLLHGLVKQEQHMLVVWYNQEGAVYIDGSHVTHPIQHGDKLEISSDAPILKVVLPEYLLNQASL; this is encoded by the exons ATGGCGCGCCGCCGCGTGCTCCTCTTCCTCAAGCCCTTCGACGTCTACCCTCCGCGCCCGCTCGCCGGCGCCCCCTTCCCCAccttcccgccgccgcctccgccgccgcgcgccgcaaaCTCCAAG ATCTTAAGTTACCTGGACGACAGATGCAGAGTTCACAAGGACACAATTGATCTCTGTAAGAGTGTGCTACAGAGCAAGCCCCTCGACTGGATCTCAGTGCAGCGAAATCATTTGTCAAACCCAATTCGTGATGTGGATCTGGTGATTACCGTTGGTGGCGATGGCACACTTTTACGGGCTAGTCATTTTTTGGATAGCTCAATTCCCATTTTAGGTGTTAACTCGGATCCTACTTGTTCTGATGAG GTTGATGAGTTAACTGACGAATTTGATGCCAGAAGAAGCACAGGATATCTGTGTGCAGCTACTGCCAGGAACTTTGAGCAG ATACTTGATGCCACCCTTGCTGGTAGTAAAAACCATTCAGAGCTGTCAAGAATATCCGTGAAACTAAATGGATCCCAGCTACCAACTTATGCTCTGAATGATATATTGGTGTCACACCCCTGTCCAGCAACTGTATCACGCTTCTCATTAAG AAAAAGAAGCAACATGGAGACCTCACGTTTAATTAATTCTAGATCAAGTGGTCTCAGGGTCTCAACAGCTACTGGATCAACTGCCGCCATGCTATCAGCAGGAGGATTCACGATGCCAATATCAAGTCGTGAGCTTCAGTACATGATAAGGGAGCCCATTTCACCAACAGATGCCGACAAACCACTGCTGCACGGGTTAGTTAAGCAAGAGCAACACATGCTTGTTGTTTGGTACAATCAAGAAGGTGCTGTCTATATCGATGGTTCACATGTAACACATCCAATCCAGCACGGGGATAAACTTGAGATCTCTTCAGATGCTCCAATCTTAAAAGTTGTTTTGCCAGAATATCTGTTAAATCAGGCATCTCTATAG